A single window of Anopheles moucheti chromosome 2, idAnoMoucSN_F20_07, whole genome shotgun sequence DNA harbors:
- the LOC128297398 gene encoding actin-related protein 10, whose product MPLYETMLQEKPAIVLEIGTALTKLGFAGEPYPRSIIPSEVLDHEAKNAGLTTPNRKLFNYSNEVELYDWLVEFLKTIFFKYVLVSPKDRKVVIVESVLCPTIIKEKLARALFCHFDVSSVFFVPTHLVVLATLAVETALVVDIGYKEAIVVPVFCGVQALYAWEAQPLAAESVHNEIRRQLMENGVDEKLLTEATVEDIKIRTCFVTTAERAAKYREDGGTALQPCPDVDYPAKGEAVIKISGRLRETAYEVMFPEDNDRLGLPYIILNAILKCPRDTRIPLANNLILIGGSTMVQGLTARLKSELLALLQSDLYQDRLFIQTFKFHKAPAEPNFTAWLGGSIYGATDLVLSKSISREAYSKNQSIPDFTNYEEARGAPMRG is encoded by the exons ATGCCACTGTACGAAACAATGCTACAAGAAAAACCGGCCATTGTGCTGGAAATCGGTACAGCATTGACCAA ATTGGGCTTTGCCGGTGAACCGTATCCACGCAGTATCATTCCATCGGAGGTGCTGGACCATGAGGCAAAAAATGCCGGGCTTACGACCCCGAACCGGAAACTGTTCAACTACAGCAACGAGGTGGAGCTGTACGATTGGTTGGTCGAGTTTCTGAAGACGATATTCTTCAAGTACGTTCTCGTCAGCCCGAAGGATCGCAAAGTTGTGATAGTGGAATCGGTTCTCTGTCCGACGATCATTAAGGAAAAGTTAGCCCGTGCTCTGTTCTGCCACTTTGACGTGTCATCTGTGTTCTTCGTACCGACGCACCTTGTCGTACTGGCAACGTTGGCGGTGGAAACGGCACTCGTGGTAGATATCGGATACAAGGAAGCGATCGTGGTGCCGGTGTTCTGCGGCGTACAAGCCCTGTACGCGTGGGAAGCACAACCACTCGCAGCCGAAAGCGTACACAACGAAATTCGACGCCAGCTGATGGAAAACGGTGTGGACGAAAAGCTGCTAACCGAAGCGACCGTAGAGGACATCAAGATACGAACCTGCTTCGTAACGACCGCGGAAAGGGCGGCAAAGTATCGGGAGGATGGTGGAACAGCGCTTCAGCCCTGTCCGGATGTAGATTACCCAGCGAAAGGTGAAGCAGTGATCAAAATTTCCGGTCGGTTGCGAGAAACCGCCTACGAAGTTATGTTCCCGGAGGACAACGATCGGCTCGGACTGCCGTACATCATCCTGAACGCGATTCTCAAGTGTCCGCGCGACACACGCATACCGCTAGCGAACAATCTCATCCTGATCGGTGGTTCTACGATGGTGCAGGGTTTGACCGCACGATTAAAGTCGGAACTGCTGGCCCTGTTGCAGTCCGATCTCTACCAGGATCGGTTGTTTATACAAACGTTTAAATTCCACAAAGCACCAGCAGAGCCCAACTTTACTGCTTGGCTGGGTGGATCGATTTATGGCGCCACCGATCTTGTGCTCTCCAAATCGATCAGTCGGGAGGCATACAGCAAGAATCAATCCATTCCCGACTTTACCAACTATGAGGAAGCGCGCGGTGCTCCGATGCGTGGCTGA
- the LOC128298769 gene encoding ATP synthase subunit beta, mitochondrial-like — protein MFSSMKTLMSAAIRADQIMARSYAAKAAANAAAGAQGKVVAVIGAVVDVQFDEQLPPILNALEVQGRSARLVLEVAQHLGENTVRTIAMDGTEGLVRGQRVLDTGSPIRIPVGAETLGRIINVIGEPIDERGPIDTNLSAPIHAEAPEFIEMSVEQEILVTGIKVVDLLAPYAKGGKIGLFGGAGVGKTVLIMELINNVAKAHGGYSVFAGVGERTREGNDLYNEMIEGGVISLKDKSSKVALVYGQMNEPPGARARVALTGLTVAEYFRDQEGQDVLLFIDNIFRFTQAGSEVSALLGRIPSAVGYQPTLATDMGSMQERITTTKKGSITSVQAIYVPADDLTDPAPATTFAHLDATTVLSRAIAELGIYPAVDPLDSTSRIMDPNIIGAEHYNIARGVQKILQDYKSLQDIIAILGMDELSEEDKLTVARARKIQRFLSQPFQVAEVFTGHAGKLVPLEETIKGFTKILNGELDHLPEVAFYMVGPIEEVVEKAERLAKEAA, from the coding sequence ATGTTTTCCTCGATGAAAACGCTCATGTCCGCGGCGATCCGGGCCGACCAGATTATGGCCCGGTCGTACGCGGCTAAGGCAGCGGCTAACGCCGCCGCTGGAGCACAGGGCAAGGTTGTGGCCGTCATCGGTGCCGTCGTGGATGTGCAGTTCGACGAGCAGCTGCCGCCGATTCTGAATGCGCTGGAAGTGCAGGGCCGCAGCGCCCGGCTGGTGCTGGaggttgcgcaacatctgggaGAGAACACCGTGCGCACCATCGCTATGGACGGTACGGAGGGTCTGGTGCGTGGACAGCGCGTCCTCGACACGGGATCGCCCATCCGTATTCCGGTGGGTGCGGAAACGCTCGGCCGTATCATCAACGTGATCGGAGAGCCGATCGATGAGCGCGGTCCGATCGACACCAACCTGTCTGCTCCGATCCACGCGGAAGCGCCCGAGTTCATCGAGATGAGCGTCGAGCAGGAGATTCTGGTGACGGGTATCAAGGTGGTGGATCTGCTGGCCCCGTACGCGAAGGGAGGTAAGATCGGTCTGTTCGGTGGTGCCGGTGTCGGCAAGACCGTACTTATCATGGAGCTGATCAACAACGTCGCCAAGGCCCATGGTGGTTACTCTGTGTTCGCCGGTGTCGGTGAGCGTACCCGCGAGGGTAACGATCTGTACAATGAGATGATTGAGGGTGGTGTCATCTCGCTGAAGGACAAGTCCTCCAAGGTCGCGCTGGTGTACGGTCAGATGAACGAGCCGCCCGGTGCCCGTGCTCGTGTCGCCCTAACTGGACTGACCGTGGCCGAGTACTTCCGTGACCAGGAGGGTCAGGATGTGCTGCTGTTCATTGACAACATTTTCCGTTTCACCCAGGCCGGTTCGGAGGTGTCTGCCCTGCTGGGTCGTATCCCGTCCGCTGTCGGTTACCAGCCGACCCTGGCCACGGACATGGGTAGCATGCAGGAGCGCATTACCACGACGAAGAAGGGTTCCATCACGTCGGTACAGGCCATCTACGTGCCGGCTGACGATTTGACCGATCCGGCTCCGGCCACCACCTTCGCTCACTTGGACGCCACCACTGTGTTGTCGCGTGCCATCGCCGAGCTGGGTATCTATCCGGCCGTGGATCCGCTCGATTCGACCTCGCGTATCATGGACCCCAACATCATTGGTGCCGAACACTACAACATTGCCCGTGGTGTGCAGAAGATCCTGCAGGACTACAAGTCGCTCCAGGATATCATTGCCATCCTGGGTATGGATGAGTTGTCCGAGGAGGACAAGCTGACCGTGGCACGTGCCCGCAAGATCCAGCGTTTCCTGTCGCAGCCGTTCCAGGTCGCTGAGGTGTTCACCGGTCACGCCGGTAAGCTGGTACCGCTCGAGGAAACCATCAAGGGCTTCACCAAGATCCTGAACGGTGAGCTCGACCATCTGCCGGAGGTCGCCTTCTACATGGTCGGTCCGATCGAGGAGGTCGTCGAGAAGGCCGAGCGTCTGGCAAAGGAAGCTGCCTAA